Proteins from one Ananas comosus cultivar F153 linkage group 5, ASM154086v1, whole genome shotgun sequence genomic window:
- the LOC109710319 gene encoding pentatricopeptide repeat-containing protein At4g14820-like isoform X1: MRLLSLPRPLLLFRPFSTTTPTSNPNPNPNATPKWPLLLLPRPISTIVHLHQLLSRAVVSGLLRPPHLALWNSLLHSLTRGPSPSLALSLFLLVRAVGISADSYTFTSALKASSHLSLLTTGEEIHALSIKLGFNSDTFVLNSLINMYSVCGSLGAARKVFDLAMESSRDVVSWNSMISGYLQRNLCDEALRVFVKMVRESVVMDEVTPVNALIACGRTGAIDLGRRIHALVVVNGFELNHYLGSSLVSMYAKCGLVEDARNVFDEMPDRNVVCWTSMIAGHAQSGRFKEAVELFREMQIMGVKADDATIASVVSSCAQMGALDLGKYVHAYCDIHGIGKELSVKNAFIDMYSKCGDIERAYEIFNGLAKRDVFSWTAMISGLAMNGYCKDALDFFEQMETKCEVRPNEVTFLGVLSACSHGGFVGKGYYYFDRMNKVYKLTPKIEHYGCMVDLLGRAKLLAEADRFIKAMPVVPDVVIWRSLLFACRTVGEVKLAERAAERIMNLEPDKCGGHVLLSNVYATTSRWSEVNRVRRVMNKWRINKQPGCSFIEVNGCFRCYTYMHADQNVTTENKIIPMLHMQGSEN; encoded by the exons ATgcgcctcctctctctcccccgaCCCCTCCTCCTCTTTCGACCTTTCTCCACCACCACCCCGacctcaaaccctaaccctaaccctaatgcCACCCCCAAATGGCCCCTgctcctcctcccccgccccATCTCCACCATCGTGCACCTCCACCAGCTCCTCTCCCGCGCCGTCGTCTCCGGCCTCCTCCGACCCCCCCACCTCGCCCTCTGGAACTCCCTCCTCCACTCCCTCACCCGCGGCCCCTCTCCCTCGctcgccctctccctcttcctcctcgtccGCGCCGTCGGCATCAGCGCCGACAGCTACACATTCACCTCCGCACTCAAAGCCTCCTCCCACCTCTCCCTCCTCACAACAGGGGAGGAGATCCATGCCTTAAGCATCAAACTCGGGTTCAATTCCGACACCTTCGTGCTCAACTCCCTTATCAACATGTACTCCGTCTGTGGCTCCCTGGGTGCGGCAAGAAAGGTTTTTGATTTGGCTATGGAGAGCTCCCGCGATGTTGTTTCCTGGAATAGTATGATATCTGGGTATTTACAGAGAAATCTGTGTGACGAAGCTTTGCGGGTTTTTGTTAAAATGGTTAGAGAGTCAGTTGTGATGGATGAGGTCACCCCGGTGAACGCATTGATTGCATGTGGGAGAACTGGGGCGATCGATCTCGGTAGGAGGATTCATGCGCTGGTCGTGGTGAATGGGTTTGAGTTGAATCACTACTTAGGTTCTTCTCTAGTTAGTATGTACGCAAAGTGTGGGCTCGTTGAGGATGCTCGTAatgtgtttgatgaaatgcctgATAGGAATGTGGTATGTTGGACTTCGATGATTGCCGGGCATGCTCAATCGGGGAGGTTTAAAGAGGCAGTTGAGCTTTTTAGGGAAATGCAAATTATGGGAGTAAAAGCAGATGACGCCACTATTGCTTCTGTCGTTTCTTCGTGTGCCCAAATGGGCGCTCTTGATCTAGGAAAGTATGTCCATGCTTATTGTGACATCCATGGCATAGGTAAAGAACTCTCAGTGAAAAATGCATTCATTGACATGTACTCAAAGTGCGGGGACATTGAGAGAGCCTATGAGATATTCAATGGATTGGCTAAGCGGGATGTCTTCTCATGGACAGCGATGATATCAGGCCTGGCCATGAATGGGTATTGCAAAGATGCATTGGATTTCTTCGAACAAATGGAAACAAAGTGTGAGGTTAGGCCAAATGAGGTAACTTTTCTGGGTGTCTTATCTGCTTGTAGCCACGGGGGATTTGTTGGAAAAGGTTACTATTACTTTGACCGCATGAATAAAGTCTACAAGCTTACTCCTAAAATAGAGCATTATGGGTGTATGGTCGATCTTTTGGGCCGTGCAAAGCTTTTGGCTGAGGCAGATAGATTTATCAAGGCAATGCCGGTCGTTCCTGATGTGGTTATTTGGCGATCACTGCTTTTTGCATGTAGAACTGTTGGGGAGGTTAAATTAGCAGAACGCGCAGCAGAGAGAATTATGAATTTGGAGCCGGATAAATGCGGAGGGCATGTTTTACTTTCTAATGTATATGCCACAACCTCAAGGTGGAGTGAAGTGAACAGGGTGAGGAGAGTGATGAACAAATGGAGAATAAACAAACAGCCTGGCTGTTCCTTCATAGAAGTGAATG GTTGCTTCAGAtgctatacatatatgcatgcaGATCAAAATGTCACTACTGAAAACAAAATTATTCCAATGCTACACATGCAAGGAAGTGAGAACTGA
- the LOC109710319 gene encoding pentatricopeptide repeat-containing protein At2g29760, chloroplastic-like isoform X2 — MRLLSLPRPLLLFRPFSTTTPTSNPNPNPNATPKWPLLLLPRPISTIVHLHQLLSRAVVSGLLRPPHLALWNSLLHSLTRGPSPSLALSLFLLVRAVGISADSYTFTSALKASSHLSLLTTGEEIHALSIKLGFNSDTFVLNSLINMYSVCGSLGAARKVFDLAMESSRDVVSWNSMISGYLQRNLCDEALRVFVKMVRESVVMDEVTPVNALIACGRTGAIDLGRRIHALVVVNGFELNHYLGSSLVSMYAKCGLVEDARNVFDEMPDRNVVCWTSMIAGHAQSGRFKEAVELFREMQIMGVKADDATIASVVSSCAQMGALDLGKYVHAYCDIHGIGKELSVKNAFIDMYSKCGDIERAYEIFNGLAKRDVFSWTAMISGLAMNGYCKDALDFFEQMETKCEVRPNEVTFLGVLSACSHGGFVGKGYYYFDRMNKVYKLTPKIEHYGCMVDLLGRAKLLAEADRFIKAMPVVPDVVIWRSLLFACRTVGEVKLAERAAERIMNLEPDKCGGHVLLSNVYATTSRWSEVNRVRRVMNKWRINKQPGCSFIEVNGIVCEFLAADTSHHELEAIYKLLWGINKLII; from the coding sequence ATgcgcctcctctctctcccccgaCCCCTCCTCCTCTTTCGACCTTTCTCCACCACCACCCCGacctcaaaccctaaccctaaccctaatgcCACCCCCAAATGGCCCCTgctcctcctcccccgccccATCTCCACCATCGTGCACCTCCACCAGCTCCTCTCCCGCGCCGTCGTCTCCGGCCTCCTCCGACCCCCCCACCTCGCCCTCTGGAACTCCCTCCTCCACTCCCTCACCCGCGGCCCCTCTCCCTCGctcgccctctccctcttcctcctcgtccGCGCCGTCGGCATCAGCGCCGACAGCTACACATTCACCTCCGCACTCAAAGCCTCCTCCCACCTCTCCCTCCTCACAACAGGGGAGGAGATCCATGCCTTAAGCATCAAACTCGGGTTCAATTCCGACACCTTCGTGCTCAACTCCCTTATCAACATGTACTCCGTCTGTGGCTCCCTGGGTGCGGCAAGAAAGGTTTTTGATTTGGCTATGGAGAGCTCCCGCGATGTTGTTTCCTGGAATAGTATGATATCTGGGTATTTACAGAGAAATCTGTGTGACGAAGCTTTGCGGGTTTTTGTTAAAATGGTTAGAGAGTCAGTTGTGATGGATGAGGTCACCCCGGTGAACGCATTGATTGCATGTGGGAGAACTGGGGCGATCGATCTCGGTAGGAGGATTCATGCGCTGGTCGTGGTGAATGGGTTTGAGTTGAATCACTACTTAGGTTCTTCTCTAGTTAGTATGTACGCAAAGTGTGGGCTCGTTGAGGATGCTCGTAatgtgtttgatgaaatgcctgATAGGAATGTGGTATGTTGGACTTCGATGATTGCCGGGCATGCTCAATCGGGGAGGTTTAAAGAGGCAGTTGAGCTTTTTAGGGAAATGCAAATTATGGGAGTAAAAGCAGATGACGCCACTATTGCTTCTGTCGTTTCTTCGTGTGCCCAAATGGGCGCTCTTGATCTAGGAAAGTATGTCCATGCTTATTGTGACATCCATGGCATAGGTAAAGAACTCTCAGTGAAAAATGCATTCATTGACATGTACTCAAAGTGCGGGGACATTGAGAGAGCCTATGAGATATTCAATGGATTGGCTAAGCGGGATGTCTTCTCATGGACAGCGATGATATCAGGCCTGGCCATGAATGGGTATTGCAAAGATGCATTGGATTTCTTCGAACAAATGGAAACAAAGTGTGAGGTTAGGCCAAATGAGGTAACTTTTCTGGGTGTCTTATCTGCTTGTAGCCACGGGGGATTTGTTGGAAAAGGTTACTATTACTTTGACCGCATGAATAAAGTCTACAAGCTTACTCCTAAAATAGAGCATTATGGGTGTATGGTCGATCTTTTGGGCCGTGCAAAGCTTTTGGCTGAGGCAGATAGATTTATCAAGGCAATGCCGGTCGTTCCTGATGTGGTTATTTGGCGATCACTGCTTTTTGCATGTAGAACTGTTGGGGAGGTTAAATTAGCAGAACGCGCAGCAGAGAGAATTATGAATTTGGAGCCGGATAAATGCGGAGGGCATGTTTTACTTTCTAATGTATATGCCACAACCTCAAGGTGGAGTGAAGTGAACAGGGTGAGGAGAGTGATGAACAAATGGAGAATAAACAAACAGCCTGGCTGTTCCTTCATAGAAGTGAATGGTATTGTATGTGAATTCCTTGCAGCAGACACATCACATCATGAATTGGAAGCTATATATAAGCTTCTTTGGGGAATTAATAAACTGATTATATAG
- the LOC109710319 gene encoding pentatricopeptide repeat-containing protein At4g14820-like isoform X3: MRLLSLPRPLLLFRPFSTTTPTSNPNPNPNATPKWPLLLLPRPISTIVHLHQLLSRAVVSGLLRPPHLALWNSLLHSLTRGPSPSLALSLFLLVRAVGISADSYTFTSALKASSHLSLLTTGEEIHALSIKLGFNSDTFVLNSLINMYSVCGSLGAARKVFDLAMESSRDVVSWNSMISGYLQRNLCDEALRVFVKMVRESVVMDEVTPVNALIACGRTGAIDLGRRIHALVVVNGFELNHYLGSSLVSMYAKCGLVEDARNVFDEMPDRNVVCWTSMIAGHAQSGRFKEAVELFREMQIMGVKADDATIASVVSSCAQMGALDLGKYVHAYCDIHGIGKELSVKNAFIDMYSKCGDIERAYEIFNGLAKRDVFSWTAMISGLAMNGYCKDALDFFEQMETKCEVRPNEVTFLGVLSACSHGGFVGKGYYYFDRMNKVYKLTPKIEHYGCMVDLLGRAKLLAEADRFIKAMPVVPDVVIWRSLLFACRTVGEVKLAERAAERIMNLEPDKCGGHVLLSNVYATTSRWSEVNRVRRVMNKWRINKQPGCSFIEVNEDN, translated from the coding sequence ATgcgcctcctctctctcccccgaCCCCTCCTCCTCTTTCGACCTTTCTCCACCACCACCCCGacctcaaaccctaaccctaaccctaatgcCACCCCCAAATGGCCCCTgctcctcctcccccgccccATCTCCACCATCGTGCACCTCCACCAGCTCCTCTCCCGCGCCGTCGTCTCCGGCCTCCTCCGACCCCCCCACCTCGCCCTCTGGAACTCCCTCCTCCACTCCCTCACCCGCGGCCCCTCTCCCTCGctcgccctctccctcttcctcctcgtccGCGCCGTCGGCATCAGCGCCGACAGCTACACATTCACCTCCGCACTCAAAGCCTCCTCCCACCTCTCCCTCCTCACAACAGGGGAGGAGATCCATGCCTTAAGCATCAAACTCGGGTTCAATTCCGACACCTTCGTGCTCAACTCCCTTATCAACATGTACTCCGTCTGTGGCTCCCTGGGTGCGGCAAGAAAGGTTTTTGATTTGGCTATGGAGAGCTCCCGCGATGTTGTTTCCTGGAATAGTATGATATCTGGGTATTTACAGAGAAATCTGTGTGACGAAGCTTTGCGGGTTTTTGTTAAAATGGTTAGAGAGTCAGTTGTGATGGATGAGGTCACCCCGGTGAACGCATTGATTGCATGTGGGAGAACTGGGGCGATCGATCTCGGTAGGAGGATTCATGCGCTGGTCGTGGTGAATGGGTTTGAGTTGAATCACTACTTAGGTTCTTCTCTAGTTAGTATGTACGCAAAGTGTGGGCTCGTTGAGGATGCTCGTAatgtgtttgatgaaatgcctgATAGGAATGTGGTATGTTGGACTTCGATGATTGCCGGGCATGCTCAATCGGGGAGGTTTAAAGAGGCAGTTGAGCTTTTTAGGGAAATGCAAATTATGGGAGTAAAAGCAGATGACGCCACTATTGCTTCTGTCGTTTCTTCGTGTGCCCAAATGGGCGCTCTTGATCTAGGAAAGTATGTCCATGCTTATTGTGACATCCATGGCATAGGTAAAGAACTCTCAGTGAAAAATGCATTCATTGACATGTACTCAAAGTGCGGGGACATTGAGAGAGCCTATGAGATATTCAATGGATTGGCTAAGCGGGATGTCTTCTCATGGACAGCGATGATATCAGGCCTGGCCATGAATGGGTATTGCAAAGATGCATTGGATTTCTTCGAACAAATGGAAACAAAGTGTGAGGTTAGGCCAAATGAGGTAACTTTTCTGGGTGTCTTATCTGCTTGTAGCCACGGGGGATTTGTTGGAAAAGGTTACTATTACTTTGACCGCATGAATAAAGTCTACAAGCTTACTCCTAAAATAGAGCATTATGGGTGTATGGTCGATCTTTTGGGCCGTGCAAAGCTTTTGGCTGAGGCAGATAGATTTATCAAGGCAATGCCGGTCGTTCCTGATGTGGTTATTTGGCGATCACTGCTTTTTGCATGTAGAACTGTTGGGGAGGTTAAATTAGCAGAACGCGCAGCAGAGAGAATTATGAATTTGGAGCCGGATAAATGCGGAGGGCATGTTTTACTTTCTAATGTATATGCCACAACCTCAAGGTGGAGTGAAGTGAACAGGGTGAGGAGAGTGATGAACAAATGGAGAATAAACAAACAGCCTGGCTGTTCCTTCATAGAAGTGAATG
- the LOC109709942 gene encoding syntaxin-22-like isoform X1: MSFQDIERGSTVAVAAATGGPKSGVSAGIFQLNTAVAGFRRLVDAVGTVKDTPDHRRALQNARKRIGELAKETSEKLKALSDANRGGDLSKKKEESKLAKDLQAVLQEFQKIQKLAAEQEAAYAPNPSSSSSSATHERSVAEERQQEEQDEDDRTHPWGQKRQEVLTLDNEIASNDVVIEERDQGIREINYDVEQVNEIYKDLAILLLDQQATIDSIDKHVEAAYVSNASAKTQVRTASESSKSRWCFWALIIFVMVLVILLLVLIVL, translated from the exons ATGAGCTTCCAAGACATCGAGCGGGGCTCgaccgtcgccgtcgccgccgccacgGGAGGGCCCAAGTCCGGCGTCTCCGCCGGGATCTTCCAGCTCAACACCGCCGTCGCCGGGTTCCGCCGCCTCGTCGACGCCGTCGGCACCGTCAAGGACACCCCTGACCACCGTCGAGCCTT GCAAAATGCGAGGAAGCGAATCGGGGAGCTTGCGAAGGAGACGTCGGAGAAGCTAAAAGCCTTAAGTGATGCTAATCGCGGTGGAGAC TTGAGCAAGAAGAAGGAGGAATCGAAGCTGGCGAAGGACTTGCAGGCAGTGCTGCAGGAATTCCAGAAGATTCAGAAGCTCGCGGCAGAGCAGGAGGCGGCTTATGCCCCCAatccttcttcatcttcttcatccgCCACGCACGAAAG ATCGGTTGCAGAAGAGCgccaacaagaagagcaagatGAAGACGACCGCACGCATCCGTGGGGGCAGAAAAG GCAAGAAGTGCTTACTTTGGACAATGAGATAGCTTCCAATGATGTCGTGATAGAGGAAAGAGATCAgggaataagagaaataaaCTACGACGTCGAACAAGTGAACGAGATCTACAAGGATCTCGCCATACTACTACTTGACCAGCAAGCTACAATCG ACAGCATAGATAAGCATGTCGAGGCAGCATATGTTTCAAACGCCTCAGCTAAAACTCAAGTCCGCACAGCTTCCGAAAGTAGCAAGTCTAGATGG TGTTTCTGGGCGTTGATAATCTTTGTGATGGTGTTGGTCATCCTACTCCTTGTCCTCATCGTCCTCTGA
- the LOC109709942 gene encoding syntaxin-23-like isoform X2 produces MSFQDIERGSTVAVAAATGGPKSGVSAGIFQLNTAVAGFRRLVDAVGTVKDTPDHRRALQNARKRIGELAKETSEKLKALSDANRGGDLSKKKEESKLAKDLQAVLQEFQKIQKLAAEQEAAYAPNPSSSSSSATHERSVAEERQQEEQDEDDRTHPWGQKRQEVLTLDNEIASNDVVIEERDQGIREINYDVEQVNEIYKDLAILLLDQQATIVVEQMRIYTPGKEADVGTAEYFVVVEIYDWSYNHGYKDSF; encoded by the exons ATGAGCTTCCAAGACATCGAGCGGGGCTCgaccgtcgccgtcgccgccgccacgGGAGGGCCCAAGTCCGGCGTCTCCGCCGGGATCTTCCAGCTCAACACCGCCGTCGCCGGGTTCCGCCGCCTCGTCGACGCCGTCGGCACCGTCAAGGACACCCCTGACCACCGTCGAGCCTT GCAAAATGCGAGGAAGCGAATCGGGGAGCTTGCGAAGGAGACGTCGGAGAAGCTAAAAGCCTTAAGTGATGCTAATCGCGGTGGAGAC TTGAGCAAGAAGAAGGAGGAATCGAAGCTGGCGAAGGACTTGCAGGCAGTGCTGCAGGAATTCCAGAAGATTCAGAAGCTCGCGGCAGAGCAGGAGGCGGCTTATGCCCCCAatccttcttcatcttcttcatccgCCACGCACGAAAG ATCGGTTGCAGAAGAGCgccaacaagaagagcaagatGAAGACGACCGCACGCATCCGTGGGGGCAGAAAAG GCAAGAAGTGCTTACTTTGGACAATGAGATAGCTTCCAATGATGTCGTGATAGAGGAAAGAGATCAgggaataagagaaataaaCTACGACGTCGAACAAGTGAACGAGATCTACAAGGATCTCGCCATACTACTACTTGACCAGCAAGCTACAATCG TAGTGGAGCAAATGCGTATATATACTCCTGGAAAAGAAGCAGATGTAGGAACTGCTGAGTACTTCGTTGTTGTCGAGATCTACGATTGGTCGTATAATCATGGTTACAAAGATAGTTTTTGA